The following are encoded in a window of Phaseolus vulgaris cultivar G19833 chromosome 3, P. vulgaris v2.0, whole genome shotgun sequence genomic DNA:
- the LOC137807255 gene encoding uncharacterized protein produces MPPALMDPPLPESSSVLSFSSDIVFPGTEPGNRRFGDLRGLQWRINLGVLPSSSIDDLRRATANSRRRYASLRGRHLVDPHIVKDESNAPNLVMDNPLSQNPDSTWSRFFRNAEIERMIDQDLSRLYPEHGNYFQTPGCQGILRRILLLWCHKHPECGYRQGMHELLAPVLYVLQYDVECLSEVRKLYEDHFTDRFDDLLCQENDLSYNFDFKKSSDSKEDGIDSNGNAKKIKSLDELDPSIQNIVLVSDAYGAEGELGIVLSEKFIEHDAYCMFDALMNGARGSIAMIDFFSYSPLPGSHTGLPPVIEASAALYHLLSHVDSSLHGHLVDLGVEPQYFALRWLRVLFGREFSLSNLLVIWDEIFLSDNSKADKDAEDNADSGFRIFNSSRGAFICAMAVAMTLHLRSTLLAAENPTTCLQRLLNFPENTDIQKLIEKAKSLQALALSAEFLSTRPSFVEYYNQAKPVIVRSRTLSSDSISPKAPLSLVPESYWEEKWRVVHKAEELKQDAVEKQVSTRKKGWTEKVKFSLKTESDPSSPSSKSGKKKSKSPVRRGLLDDLSKELGFEEDTENPYSLDNLPATVEEEQREDGLECSNSDYPADRCLSRNTSGVENSSAISCSASPPNEANDHKNDCEKSSVGSNLSLDGINEASLCSPVDSPLPISDHPENASDTTRRNNSNSAGNSTTHSKERKLNRFPWLWKFGRSNGEFTLEKGSDASETVKPANSCDNQSNTVPSSTANAHCSSVGYKGESTEQNVTATMRIIGQSMLGHIQVIESAFQQWGEGASLDNMSNNVVVGEEQLSPMSALKELRKISNLLSEM; encoded by the exons ATGCCGCCGGCTCTGATGGATCCTCCATTGCCGGAATCGTCTTCGGTGCTGTCTTTTTCCTCCGACATTGTTTTTCCGGGAACGGAGCCGGGTAATCGGCGATTCGGGGATCTTAGAGGTCTGCAGTGGCGTATAAATCTTGGGGTGTTGCCATCTTCTTCCATTGATGATCTTCGTCGTGCCACAGCTAATTCTAGAAGGAG ATATGCCAGTTTGAGAGGGCGCCATTTGGTTGATCCTCATATTGTAAAGGATGAAAGTAATGCGCCCAATCTTGTCATGGATAACCCACTTTCACAAAATCCAG ACAGTACATGGAGTCGCTTTTTTCGCAATGCAGAGATAGAGAGAATGATTGATCAGGATTTGTCACGTTTATACCCAGAACATGGCAACTATTTCCAGACGCCAGGATGCCAAGGCATATTGAGACGAATTTTGCTACTATGGTGTCACAAACACCCTGAGTGCGGTTACAGACAAG GAATGCATGAATTACTTGCTCCGGTGCTTTATGTACTCCAATATGATGTGGAGTGTCTCTCAGAAGTTCGAAAGCTTTATGAAGATCACTTCACTGACAGATTTGATGACCTCCTTTGTCAAGAGAATGATCTTTCTTACaactttgattttaaaaaatcttcAGACTCGAAGGAGGATGGAATTGACTCCAATGGAAATGCAAAGAAAATCAAGAGTCTTGATGAGCTTGACCCCAGCATACAGAACATTGTATTGGTAAGTGACGCTTATGGGGCAGAAGGTGAACTGGGCATTGTTTTATCTGAGAAATTCATCGAACATGATGCTTATTGTATGTTTGATGCTTTGATGAACGGGGCTCGTGGTTCAATTGCAATGATCGATTTCTTCTCTTATTCCCCTTTGCCTGGGTCCCATACTGGCTTGCCTCCTGTAATTGAAGCTTCTGCTGCATTGTATCATTTATTGTCTCATGTGGATTCATCTCTGCATGGCCATCTTGTTGATCTCGGGGTTGAACCCCAGTACTTTGCTCTCCGCTGGTTGCGAGTTTTATTTGGACGAGAATTTTCACTCAGCAACCTTTTAGTAATCTGggatgaaatatttttatcagaTAATAGTAAAGCGGATAAAGATGCTGAGGACAATGCAGACTCTGGTTTTAGGATCTTCAATTCGTCTCGAGGAGCATTTATCTGCGCTATGGCTGTAGCAATGACGCTTCATTTAAGATCTACGCTTCTAGCTGCAGAAAATCCTACAACCTGTCTTCAGAGATTATTAAACTTCCCAGAGAACACTGATATTCAAAAACTAATAGAGAAGGCTAAATCCTTGCAGGCCCTTGCATTAAGTGCTGAGTTTTTGTCCACTAGACCTTCATTTGTCGAGTATTATAACCAGGCTAAACCAGTTATTGTCAGATCTCGCACCCTTTCATCTGACTCAATATCTCCCAAAGCTCCTCTGAGTTTGGTACCCGAGAGCTACTGGGAAGAAAAGTGGAGAGTTGTCCACAAGGCTGAAGAACTCAAACAAGATGCAGTAGAAAAGCAGGTTTCCACTCGGAAGAAGGGATGGACAGAAAAGGTAAAGTTCAGTTTGAAAACAGAATCTGACCCGTCTTCACCAAGCTCTAAGAGTGGTAAAAAGAAATCCAAGTCACCAGTTAGGCGCGGTTTGTTAGACGATCTATCTAAGGAACTTGGCTTTGAGGAAGATACTGAAAATCCCTACAGTCTTGATAATCTGCCTGCAACAGTTGAAGAGGAGCAACGGGAAGACGGTTTGGAATGTAGCAACAGTGATTATCCTGCAGATAGATGTCTAAGTCGAAACACAAGTGGTGTGGAAAACTCATCTGCTATTTCTTGCTCGGCTAGCCCTCCTAACGAGGCCAATGATCACAAAAATGACTGTGAGAAGAGTAGTGTTGGGTCTAATTTATCCCTTGATGGAATTAATGAAGCCTCACTTTGTAGTCCCGTTGATTCACCTCTTCCAATCTCTGATCATCCTGAGAACGCATCAGATACGACACGGAGAAATAATAGTAATTCTGCCGGAAATTCAACTACGCATTCTAAGGAGAGAAAATTGAACAGATTTCCGTGGCTATGGAAGTTTGGGCGTAGTAATGGCGAGTTTACTTTAGAGAAAGGAAGTGATGCTTCTGAGACAGTAAAACCTGCTAACAGTTGTGATAATCAAAGCAATACAGTACCCTCTTCTACAGCCAATGCACATTGTAGTTCTGTTGGCTACAAAGGGGAATCTACAGAGCAGAATGTGACGGCCACTATGAGGATTATTGGGCAATCAATGCTTGGGCATATCCAG GTGATAGAGAGTGCTTTCCAACAGTGGGGCGAGGGAGCATCATTGGATAACATGTCTAACAATGTTGTGGTTGGTGAAGAGCAGTTGAGTCCCATGTCAGCTCTGAAGGAGCTACGTAAAATTAGCAATCTTTTGTCTGAGATGTGA